One Streptomyces sp. R28 DNA window includes the following coding sequences:
- a CDS encoding NUDIX domain-containing protein — protein sequence MAQREAIVAVLLRADRVLAIRRGPAVQRPGYWQPLSGKVEPGETQPEAVVREVREEVGLTVVPLAKVWESETDDGSFRLHWWTARADTGDVVPVPREVGEARWVTPEEFLSLDPVFDGDREFFERILPDL from the coding sequence ATGGCGCAGCGCGAGGCGATCGTCGCGGTCCTGCTCCGAGCCGACCGCGTGCTCGCCATCCGCCGCGGCCCCGCCGTGCAGCGCCCCGGCTACTGGCAGCCCCTCAGCGGCAAGGTCGAGCCGGGGGAGACCCAGCCAGAGGCCGTCGTGCGGGAGGTCCGCGAGGAGGTCGGCCTGACCGTCGTACCCCTGGCGAAGGTCTGGGAGTCGGAGACGGACGACGGTTCCTTCCGCCTCCACTGGTGGACGGCCCGGGCCGACACCGGCGACGTGGTCCCCGTCCCGCGCGAGGTCGGCGAGGCCCGCTGGGTCACGCCGGAGGAGTTCCTGTCCCTGGACCCGGTCTTCGACGGCGACCGGGAGTTCTTCGAACGGATCCTGCCCGACCTGTGA